The Cellulomonas sp. S1-8 genome has a window encoding:
- a CDS encoding 2'-5' RNA ligase family protein has protein sequence MGETIVGVAVVVPDPFRSQLHDARVRFGDPQARAIIPHVTLIGPTPVADDRFDELDHHLARTAACHEPFRVLLRGTQTFRPVSPVVFVGLEDGAAQCAALESALRAGPLGVAASFPYHPHVTVAHDLDDAALDAAQTAMATYQAAFDVTHVHRFVHDGEAWRPVHRFALGATADAPAGDRA, from the coding sequence GTGGGCGAGACGATCGTCGGCGTCGCTGTCGTCGTGCCCGACCCGTTCCGGAGCCAGCTGCACGACGCGCGCGTCCGGTTCGGCGACCCCCAGGCGCGCGCCATCATCCCGCACGTGACGCTCATCGGGCCGACGCCCGTCGCGGACGACCGGTTCGACGAGCTGGACCACCACCTCGCGCGCACGGCTGCGTGCCACGAGCCGTTCCGGGTGCTGCTGCGCGGCACGCAGACCTTCCGGCCCGTGTCGCCCGTCGTGTTCGTCGGGCTGGAGGACGGTGCGGCGCAGTGCGCGGCGCTCGAGTCGGCGCTGCGGGCCGGTCCGCTCGGGGTCGCCGCGTCGTTCCCCTACCACCCGCACGTCACCGTCGCCCACGACCTCGACGACGCGGCGCTCGACGCGGCCCAGACGGCGATGGCGACGTACCAGGCGGCGTTCGACGTCACCCACGTCCACCGGTTCGTCCACGACGGCGAGGCGTGGCGGCCCGTGCACCGCTTCGCGCTCGGTGCGACCGCGGATGCCCCGGCGGGGGACCGCGCCTAG
- a CDS encoding phosphotransferase: MTHLLAALPRYVEPEPAEPGVRLPGGNVGGAVRVGTTVRRPAGPWTPAVHALLAHVRSRGLDGVPEPLGIDAQGREVLEFLPGEVVDLAEVTDARLASGAAWLARYHAAVADLRPGRVRWRFEERDLAPGEIVCHHDATMYNMLVAGPGSDEVVGVVDWDVSGPGVPLDDLAMLAWSGVPFYTDPGPQEGARRLRVLADAYGRQADDLGVPSPSAVDVARHVVLRMAAATDRIAAGQEAGDEGMRNLLQVGEPARTRAQLAAYADRLPSLVGHLEPQPTP, encoded by the coding sequence GTGACCCACCTGCTCGCCGCGCTCCCCCGCTACGTCGAACCGGAGCCGGCCGAGCCCGGCGTCCGGCTGCCCGGCGGCAACGTGGGGGGTGCGGTGCGTGTGGGGACGACCGTCCGTCGGCCGGCAGGCCCGTGGACGCCGGCCGTGCACGCGCTGCTCGCGCACGTGCGCTCGCGCGGTCTCGACGGGGTCCCGGAACCGCTCGGCATCGACGCGCAGGGCCGTGAGGTCCTGGAGTTCCTGCCCGGCGAGGTCGTCGACCTCGCCGAGGTCACCGACGCGCGGCTCGCGTCGGGCGCGGCCTGGCTGGCGCGCTACCACGCGGCGGTCGCCGACCTCCGGCCGGGGCGCGTGCGGTGGCGCTTCGAGGAGCGCGACCTGGCACCGGGCGAGATCGTCTGCCACCACGACGCGACGATGTACAACATGCTCGTCGCGGGACCGGGGTCGGACGAGGTCGTGGGTGTCGTGGACTGGGACGTCTCCGGGCCGGGCGTCCCGCTGGACGACCTGGCGATGCTCGCCTGGAGCGGAGTGCCGTTCTACACCGACCCGGGCCCGCAGGAGGGCGCGCGCAGGCTCCGTGTGCTTGCCGACGCCTACGGTCGCCAGGCGGACGACCTGGGCGTCCCCTCGCCGTCGGCGGTCGACGTGGCCCGGCACGTCGTGCTGCGGATGGCGGCCGCGACGGACCGCATCGCCGCCGGCCAGGAGGCGGGCGACGAGGGCATGCGCAACCTGCTGCAGGTGGGCGAGCCGGCCCGCACGCGCGCGCAGCTCGCGGCGTACGCGGACCGCCTGCCGTCCCTCGTCGGCCACCTCGAGCCGCAGCCCACCCCCTGA
- a CDS encoding YihY/virulence factor BrkB family protein translates to MERPTPRERTVAGPPAGAGAAHVHATAGSPDPLAGPRWAPGFGGLVERAKALLAWWQGTRPARANARFGRAGGGLLTGGIAYTALFSVFAGVTIGYTAFMAVLGGNDELRETVLRTVGEALPGLIDTGDGNGLLEPDDLVLSPGLGVAGAVAFVVLLFSAISATAALRRAVRAMFDAYDGGNAVVGKLRELGGFVGIAFAVLLSAVLGIAVTTATDWFLGLLGWSDASGTVVRVVGILVVLVVDAAVFVMVVRVLADQSPPGRDLLGGAAIAAVGLGVVRLLGTSVVAGTVSNNPVLASFAVIVVLLLWINLIARIVLLAAAWTADPPAPAPGSPHPDGALAP, encoded by the coding sequence ATGGAACGCCCGACCCCCCGCGAGCGGACCGTCGCCGGACCCCCCGCCGGCGCCGGGGCCGCGCACGTCCACGCGACCGCGGGATCGCCCGACCCGCTCGCGGGTCCACGATGGGCGCCGGGGTTCGGCGGTCTCGTCGAGCGCGCGAAGGCCCTGCTCGCGTGGTGGCAGGGCACGCGCCCCGCGCGCGCGAACGCGCGGTTCGGACGCGCCGGGGGCGGCCTGCTCACCGGCGGGATCGCGTACACGGCGCTGTTCAGCGTGTTCGCGGGCGTGACCATCGGGTACACGGCCTTCATGGCGGTGCTGGGCGGCAACGACGAGCTGCGCGAGACGGTCCTGCGCACGGTCGGCGAGGCCCTGCCCGGTCTGATCGACACCGGCGACGGCAACGGTCTGCTCGAGCCGGACGACCTCGTCCTGAGCCCGGGGCTCGGCGTCGCGGGCGCCGTCGCGTTCGTCGTGCTGCTGTTCAGCGCGATCTCGGCGACCGCGGCGCTGCGGCGGGCCGTCCGCGCGATGTTCGACGCCTACGACGGCGGCAACGCGGTCGTCGGCAAGCTGCGCGAGCTCGGCGGCTTCGTGGGGATCGCGTTCGCGGTCCTGCTGTCCGCGGTGCTCGGGATCGCCGTGACGACCGCCACCGACTGGTTCCTGGGTCTGCTCGGCTGGTCCGACGCGTCGGGGACGGTCGTGCGCGTCGTCGGGATCCTCGTCGTGCTCGTCGTGGACGCCGCCGTGTTCGTCATGGTGGTGCGGGTGCTCGCCGACCAGTCGCCCCCAGGTCGCGACCTGCTCGGCGGTGCGGCGATCGCTGCCGTCGGGCTCGGGGTCGTGCGGCTGCTCGGCACGTCGGTGGTCGCGGGCACCGTGAGCAACAACCCGGTGCTCGCGTCGTTCGCGGTGATCGTCGTGCTGCTGCTGTGGATCAACCTCATCGCGCGCATCGTGCTGCTGGCCGCCGCGTGGACCGCGGACCCGCCCGCGCCCGCGCCGGGCTCCCCGCACCCGGACGGCGCCCTCGCCCCCTGA
- the sdhA gene encoding succinate dehydrogenase flavoprotein subunit yields MQTHQYDVVIVGAGGAGMRAALESSTRVRTAVISKLYPTRSHTGAAQGGMCAALANVEEDNWEWHTFDTVKGGDYLVDQDAAEVMAKEAIDAVLDLEKMGLPFNRTPEGRIDQRRFGGHTRNHGEAAVRRSCYAADRTGHMILQTLYQQCVKNDVEFFNEFYVLDLLVDHDLAAGEVPDGEEVNATGVVAYDLATGEIHVFQAKSVVFATGGAGKIYKTTSNAHTLTGDGMALAYRRGIPLEDMEFFQFHPTGLAGLGILLSEAARGEGGILRNSEGERFMERYAPTIKDLAPRDIVARSMANEVREGRGAGPNKDYVLLDLTHLEPAHIDAKLPDITEFARTYLGIEPYTEPVPVYPTAHYAMGGIPTNIEGEVLRNATDVIKGLYAAGEVACVSVHGSNRLGTNSLLDINVFGKRAGRAAAAYAATIEYVDLPESPATRVESDLETIRTRADGERVSDIRRALQETMDANAQVFRTAESLTQALADLKALRARYRAVSVQDKTRTFNTDLLEAVELGFLLDIAETVVVGALNREESRGGHFREDFPDRDDQRFMQHTMAYRRPLTTTVPAAGAFTRSEEFDDYRLVLGAKPVTVTRYQPMERKY; encoded by the coding sequence ATGCAGACCCACCAGTACGACGTCGTCATCGTCGGCGCGGGCGGCGCCGGGATGCGCGCGGCGCTCGAGTCCTCGACGCGTGTGCGCACGGCCGTCATCTCCAAGCTCTACCCCACGCGCTCCCACACCGGTGCGGCGCAGGGCGGCATGTGCGCCGCCCTGGCCAACGTCGAGGAGGACAACTGGGAGTGGCACACGTTCGACACCGTCAAGGGCGGTGACTACCTGGTCGACCAGGACGCCGCCGAGGTGATGGCCAAGGAGGCCATCGACGCGGTGCTCGACCTGGAGAAGATGGGCCTGCCGTTCAACCGCACGCCCGAGGGCCGCATCGACCAGCGTCGCTTCGGCGGGCACACCCGCAACCACGGCGAGGCCGCCGTGCGCCGGTCCTGCTACGCCGCGGACCGCACGGGCCACATGATCCTGCAGACCCTGTACCAGCAGTGCGTCAAGAACGACGTCGAGTTCTTCAACGAGTTCTACGTCCTGGACCTGCTGGTCGACCACGACCTCGCCGCGGGCGAGGTGCCGGACGGCGAGGAGGTCAACGCGACGGGCGTCGTCGCGTACGACCTGGCCACGGGCGAGATCCACGTCTTCCAGGCCAAGTCCGTCGTGTTCGCCACGGGTGGTGCGGGCAAGATCTACAAGACGACGTCCAACGCCCACACCCTCACGGGCGACGGCATGGCGCTGGCCTACCGCCGCGGCATCCCGTTGGAGGACATGGAGTTCTTCCAGTTCCACCCGACCGGCCTCGCGGGCCTGGGCATCCTGCTCTCGGAGGCCGCGCGCGGCGAGGGCGGCATCCTGCGCAACTCCGAGGGCGAGCGCTTCATGGAGCGCTACGCCCCCACCATCAAGGACCTCGCCCCGCGCGACATCGTCGCGCGGTCGATGGCCAACGAGGTGCGCGAGGGCCGCGGCGCCGGCCCCAACAAGGACTACGTGCTGCTCGACCTCACGCACCTCGAGCCGGCGCACATCGACGCCAAGCTGCCCGACATCACGGAGTTCGCGCGCACCTACCTCGGCATCGAGCCGTACACCGAGCCCGTGCCCGTGTACCCGACGGCGCACTACGCGATGGGCGGCATCCCCACGAACATCGAGGGCGAGGTCCTGCGCAACGCGACCGACGTCATCAAGGGCCTGTACGCCGCGGGCGAGGTCGCGTGCGTCTCGGTGCACGGGTCGAACCGCCTGGGCACCAACTCGCTGCTCGACATCAACGTGTTCGGCAAGCGGGCCGGCAGGGCGGCCGCGGCGTACGCGGCGACCATCGAGTACGTCGACCTGCCCGAGAGCCCGGCGACGCGCGTCGAGTCGGACCTCGAGACCATCCGCACGCGTGCCGACGGCGAGCGGGTCTCCGACATCCGGCGCGCCCTGCAGGAGACGATGGACGCGAACGCGCAGGTCTTCCGCACCGCGGAGTCCCTCACGCAGGCGCTCGCCGACCTCAAGGCGCTGCGCGCCCGGTACCGGGCCGTCTCGGTGCAGGACAAGACCCGCACGTTCAACACGGACCTGCTGGAGGCGGTCGAGCTGGGCTTCCTGCTCGACATCGCCGAGACGGTCGTGGTCGGTGCGCTCAACCGCGAGGAGTCCCGCGGCGGGCACTTCCGGGAGGACTTCCCGGACCGCGACGACCAGCGGTTCATGCAGCACACGATGGCCTACCGCCGCCCGCTGACGACCACGGTCCCCGCCGCCGGCGCGTTCACCCGGTCCGAGGAGTTCGACGACTACCGGCTCGTCCTGGGTGCCAAGCCCGTGACCGTCACCCGCTACCAGCCGATGGAGCGCAAGTACTGA
- the sigE gene encoding RNA polymerase sigma factor SigE: MSVQPAEWQAPSWEEIVREHSGRVYRLAYRLTGNRHDAEDLTQETFVRVFRSLHTYTPGTFEGWLHRITTNLFLDTARRRQRVRIEPIGDDAERWASPDRLSTPERAFEAGNLDHDVQRALDDLPPEYRAAVVLCDIEGLSYEEIAVTLGIKLGTVRSRIHRARARLRIALEHRRPYPALPDDLSAADETGSGSGGSGSGVPRAEVAAG; encoded by the coding sequence ATGAGCGTCCAGCCCGCCGAGTGGCAGGCCCCGTCCTGGGAGGAGATCGTCCGCGAGCACTCCGGCCGCGTGTACCGGCTCGCGTACCGGCTGACGGGCAACCGGCACGACGCCGAGGACCTCACCCAGGAGACGTTCGTGCGCGTCTTCCGGTCGCTGCACACCTACACCCCCGGCACGTTCGAGGGCTGGCTGCACCGCATCACCACCAACCTCTTCCTCGACACCGCCCGGCGGCGCCAGCGCGTGCGCATCGAGCCGATCGGTGACGACGCCGAGCGGTGGGCGTCGCCCGACCGGCTCTCGACGCCCGAGCGCGCGTTCGAGGCCGGCAACCTGGACCACGACGTCCAGCGAGCCCTGGACGACCTGCCCCCCGAGTACCGCGCGGCCGTCGTGCTGTGCGACATCGAGGGTCTGTCGTACGAGGAGATCGCCGTGACGCTGGGCATCAAGCTCGGCACCGTGCGCTCGCGCATCCACCGCGCACGGGCGCGGCTCCGGATCGCGCTCGAGCACCGTCGTCCGTACCCGGCGCTGCCGGACGATCTCTCCGCGGCGGACGAGACCGGGTCCGGGTCCGGCGGGTCCGGGTCCGGCGTACCCCGCGCCGAGGTGGCAGCCGGATGA
- a CDS encoding Sec-independent protein translocase TatB yields the protein MFGINGGELLILLLVAALVVGPERLPAYAEQLAGWVRQLRDVARDTKDRVDAELGVDDVDWAALDPRRYDPRRIVRDALLDDPPPRTPSRPATPRPGRSRPTAGGAAATGAATSAFAGAAGPPDAGAPAPFDDEAT from the coding sequence GTGTTCGGGATCAACGGCGGCGAGCTGCTCATCCTGCTCCTCGTCGCCGCACTGGTCGTCGGGCCGGAGCGGTTGCCGGCGTACGCGGAGCAGCTCGCGGGGTGGGTGCGTCAGCTGCGCGACGTCGCCCGCGACACCAAGGACCGCGTCGACGCGGAGCTGGGTGTCGACGACGTCGACTGGGCCGCGCTCGACCCGCGCCGGTACGACCCCCGGCGGATCGTGCGGGACGCCCTGCTCGACGACCCCCCGCCCCGGACACCGTCACGGCCCGCGACGCCCCGCCCCGGGCGGTCGCGCCCCACGGCCGGGGGCGCAGCGGCGACGGGCGCGGCCACCTCCGCGTTCGCCGGGGCCGCCGGCCCGCCCGACGCAGGCGCGCCCGCCCCGTTCGACGACGAGGCGACCTGA
- a CDS encoding succinate dehydrogenase iron-sulfur subunit: MTATVESPAAEVGAVPSFQVTLKIRRFLPADEDMPAFGAPFEAEPRWDEFTVEVHGTDRVLDALHKIKWEMDGSLTFRRSCAHGICGSDAMRINGRNRLACKALLKDLDPSKPITIEPIKGLPVVKDLVVDMEPFFASYREIMPFLVTTGTEPTKERLQSPEQRERYDDTTKCILCAACTSSCPVFWTDGQYFGPAAIVNAHRFIFDSRDEGGTQRLEILNDKEGVWRCRTTFNCTEACPRGIEVTKAIQEVKRAMITRAF; the protein is encoded by the coding sequence ATGACCGCCACCGTGGAGTCCCCCGCAGCCGAGGTCGGCGCCGTGCCGTCCTTCCAGGTCACGCTGAAGATCCGGCGGTTCCTGCCGGCGGACGAGGACATGCCCGCCTTCGGGGCACCCTTCGAGGCCGAGCCGCGCTGGGACGAGTTCACGGTCGAGGTCCACGGCACGGACCGCGTGCTGGACGCGCTGCACAAGATCAAGTGGGAGATGGACGGCTCGCTGACGTTCCGCCGGTCGTGCGCGCACGGCATCTGCGGGTCCGACGCGATGCGCATCAACGGCCGCAACCGCCTCGCGTGCAAGGCCCTGCTCAAGGACCTCGACCCGAGCAAGCCGATCACGATCGAGCCGATCAAGGGCCTGCCCGTGGTCAAGGACCTCGTGGTCGACATGGAGCCGTTCTTCGCCTCCTACCGCGAGATCATGCCGTTCCTCGTGACGACGGGCACGGAGCCCACCAAGGAGCGCCTGCAGTCCCCCGAGCAGCGCGAGCGCTACGACGACACCACCAAGTGCATCCTGTGCGCCGCGTGCACGTCGTCGTGCCCCGTGTTCTGGACCGATGGCCAGTACTTCGGTCCCGCCGCGATCGTCAACGCGCACCGCTTCATCTTCGACAGCCGCGACGAGGGCGGGACGCAGCGCCTCGAGATCCTCAACGACAAGGAGGGCGTGTGGCGCTGCCGCACGACCTTCAACTGCACCGAGGCGTGCCCGCGTGGCATCGAGGTGACGAAGGCGATCCAAGAGGTCAAGCGCGCGATGATCACGCGCGCCTTCTGA
- a CDS encoding zf-HC2 domain-containing protein, producing MMHLGSRISALVDGQLDPAATERALAHVATCGACAHELASARAARRALAAAEPVQPPEDLTARLLSLSAQGPPLPPPAPRDPFTVGGGAALPFAATHALRGDVVRRTSARRVVGSVAGLGAVAAGLFLLGERPVVTPTNHPAAVLGLLAHTSPPGEAVPADDETVGWLRAQGWTFPSRLPAGWQVGAISFSTNGPRVLEVDVTGPAGTFVVTEQQGRLDTGALAGAPVREVGGRQVHVLSVEPWQVAWQSEATVVQVVAAQDEGEIDALVAAFPSGGYDDTVTGRIGRGWQTVTAAWARP from the coding sequence ATGATGCACCTGGGGTCGCGGATCAGCGCGCTCGTCGACGGACAGCTCGACCCGGCCGCGACCGAGCGCGCCCTCGCCCACGTGGCGACGTGCGGCGCCTGCGCGCACGAGCTCGCGTCCGCCCGCGCCGCGCGCCGCGCCCTCGCCGCGGCCGAGCCGGTGCAGCCCCCCGAGGACCTCACCGCCCGCCTGCTCTCGCTGTCGGCGCAGGGGCCGCCCCTGCCCCCGCCGGCGCCGCGCGACCCCTTCACGGTCGGCGGTGGGGCCGCGCTGCCGTTCGCCGCGACGCACGCGCTGCGCGGCGACGTCGTCCGCCGCACGTCGGCGCGTCGGGTCGTCGGCTCCGTCGCCGGCCTGGGCGCCGTCGCGGCCGGCCTGTTCCTGCTCGGGGAGCGGCCCGTCGTGACCCCGACGAACCACCCGGCCGCCGTCCTCGGGCTGCTCGCGCACACCTCCCCGCCGGGCGAGGCCGTGCCCGCGGACGACGAGACCGTCGGGTGGCTCCGCGCGCAGGGCTGGACCTTCCCCAGCCGCCTGCCCGCGGGGTGGCAGGTCGGTGCGATCAGCTTCTCGACGAACGGGCCGCGCGTCCTCGAGGTGGACGTCACCGGACCGGCGGGCACGTTCGTCGTGACCGAGCAGCAGGGTCGCCTCGACACCGGCGCGCTCGCCGGTGCCCCCGTCCGGGAGGTCGGGGGCCGCCAGGTGCACGTGCTGTCCGTGGAGCCGTGGCAGGTCGCGTGGCAGTCCGAGGCGACGGTCGTGCAGGTCGTGGCCGCGCAGGACGAGGGCGAGATCGACGCGCTCGTCGCCGCCTTCCCCTCCGGGGGCTACGACGACACCGTCACCGGGCGCATCGGCCGGGGCTGGCAGACGGTCACCGCCGCGTGGGCACGCCCGTGA
- a CDS encoding S1C family serine protease, which produces MGTPVSDTEPTPADAPVGPPPPVPQTPVPPAAVLPAPVPPAPMFAAPSSYRRAASDLPSGGVAPPETSPYAPPAAAPSEPPSGPPFGPPVFGPPPTAPPSFAAPGHGGVRPLASDGTLLQHVPAPPVPSRRRRALSAVWIAPLVAVSLLAGFLGGLLGGRVLPDDGRRVDAGLPVVAAPGTPVDRAPESVAGIAAGVLPSVVSIEVTSADGLGSGSGFVLRQDGYVLTNNHVVAGAGDGGLVVQFADGTELPGTVVGATAEYDLAVVKVEATGLTPLALGDSDAVVVGDPVVAIGAPLGLVGTVTTGIVSALNRPVVAGEADDAAFINAIQTDAAINPGNSGGPLVNARGEVVGINSAIAQLPGRLTSAGSIGLGFAIPSNQARRTAEQLIETGRAVYPVIGVVLDPEYSGEGVRVFEQDPQNTRAVTPDGPADRAGIRRGDVILEIDGRPVTASEELIVAIRARQPGDTVVLRVRTGEDEREVRVRLDEGPTG; this is translated from the coding sequence GTGGGCACGCCCGTGAGCGACACCGAGCCCACCCCGGCCGACGCGCCGGTCGGGCCACCCCCGCCGGTCCCGCAGACCCCGGTGCCCCCTGCTGCGGTCCTGCCCGCTCCGGTGCCCCCTGCTCCGATGTTTGCTGCCCCGTCGTCGTACCGGCGTGCGGCGTCCGACCTCCCGTCCGGTGGCGTCGCACCGCCGGAGACCTCGCCGTACGCGCCCCCGGCGGCCGCACCGTCCGAGCCGCCGTCCGGACCTCCCTTCGGCCCGCCGGTGTTCGGCCCGCCGCCGACGGCGCCCCCGTCGTTCGCGGCGCCCGGGCACGGCGGCGTGCGTCCGCTCGCGTCGGACGGCACCCTGCTGCAGCACGTTCCCGCGCCGCCGGTCCCGTCCCGTCGCCGCCGCGCGCTGTCGGCGGTCTGGATCGCGCCGCTGGTCGCCGTCTCCCTGCTCGCCGGCTTCCTGGGCGGGCTGCTCGGCGGCCGCGTGCTGCCGGACGACGGGCGCCGCGTGGACGCCGGGCTGCCCGTGGTCGCGGCACCCGGCACGCCCGTCGACCGCGCCCCCGAGTCCGTCGCGGGCATCGCCGCGGGCGTCCTGCCGAGCGTCGTGTCGATCGAGGTCACGAGCGCCGACGGGTTGGGCTCGGGCTCCGGGTTCGTCCTGCGGCAGGACGGCTACGTGCTCACCAACAACCACGTCGTCGCCGGCGCCGGGGACGGCGGGCTGGTCGTCCAGTTCGCCGACGGCACCGAGCTGCCGGGCACGGTCGTCGGGGCGACGGCCGAGTACGACCTCGCCGTGGTGAAGGTCGAGGCGACCGGGCTGACGCCGCTGGCCCTCGGTGACTCCGACGCGGTCGTCGTGGGTGACCCCGTCGTCGCGATCGGCGCCCCCCTCGGGCTCGTCGGCACCGTGACCACGGGCATCGTCAGCGCGTTGAACCGGCCGGTCGTCGCCGGCGAGGCGGACGACGCGGCCTTCATCAACGCGATCCAGACCGACGCGGCCATCAACCCGGGCAACTCCGGAGGCCCGCTCGTCAACGCCCGGGGCGAGGTCGTGGGCATCAACTCCGCGATCGCGCAGCTGCCCGGCAGGCTCACGAGCGCGGGCAGCATCGGCCTGGGCTTCGCGATCCCGTCGAACCAGGCGCGCCGCACGGCCGAGCAGCTCATCGAGACGGGCCGTGCCGTCTACCCCGTGATCGGGGTCGTGCTGGACCCCGAGTACTCGGGCGAGGGCGTGCGCGTCTTCGAGCAGGACCCCCAGAACACGCGGGCGGTGACGCCCGACGGCCCCGCCGACCGCGCGGGCATCCGGCGTGGCGACGTCATCCTCGAGATCGACGGACGGCCCGTGACGGCCTCCGAGGAGCTGATCGTCGCGATCCGCGCCCGGCAGCCCGGCGACACCGTCGTGCTGCGCGTGCGCACGGGTGAGGACGAGCGCGAGGTGCGCGTCCGGCTGGACGAGGGACCGACGGGCTGA
- a CDS encoding O-methyltransferase: protein MSTDKAQSWVYCEEFLEEDDVLLRARERASHLGCTPVLPGAGAVLSVLAAAVQARAVVEVGTGAGVGSLYVLRGMPADGVLTTIDLELEHQRAAKEAFAEEGVRSTRTRAISGRALDVLPRLTDGGYDMVVIDADVENYPGYVEQAVRLLRPGGVLAVDDALWHDRVADPARRDETTTTVRDVGKQVRADDRLLPALLPTGDGLLVAVRR, encoded by the coding sequence ATCTCCACCGACAAGGCGCAGAGCTGGGTCTACTGCGAGGAGTTCCTCGAGGAGGACGACGTCCTGCTGCGGGCCCGCGAGCGCGCGTCGCACCTCGGTTGCACGCCGGTGCTGCCCGGTGCGGGTGCCGTGCTGAGCGTGCTGGCGGCCGCCGTGCAGGCCCGTGCGGTCGTCGAGGTCGGGACGGGTGCCGGCGTCGGGTCGCTGTACGTGCTGCGCGGCATGCCGGCGGACGGCGTGCTGACGACGATCGACCTCGAGCTCGAGCACCAGCGCGCCGCGAAGGAGGCGTTCGCCGAGGAGGGGGTGCGCAGCACCCGCACGCGCGCGATCTCGGGGCGGGCGCTGGACGTGCTGCCGCGGCTGACGGACGGCGGCTACGACATGGTGGTCATCGACGCGGACGTCGAGAACTACCCCGGGTACGTCGAGCAGGCCGTGCGCCTGCTGCGCCCGGGCGGCGTCCTGGCCGTCGACGACGCGCTGTGGCACGACCGGGTCGCCGACCCCGCGCGCCGCGACGAGACGACGACGACGGTGCGCGACGTGGGCAAGCAGGTGCGGGCGGACGACCGGCTGCTGCCGGCGCTGCTGCCCACGGGTGACGGCCTGCTGGTCGCGGTCCGCCGCTGA
- a CDS encoding leucyl aminopeptidase family protein yields MSPRTSGPAAAAAQRTPPVVTLHAATVVDSPLLTDGSVDAVAVQVAPSRAGDDALQPRSGTPQAAARYGIDLAELAERAGLTGAAGEAFTVHLPLPVGSSVALPWAGLPPRIVLVGVGDESPTALRRAGAALARATRGLRRVAATVGAQTHHDEAGAAQAARAVTEGYLLAAYTPLRMTAKPDPKTPAELVLLGRDGAAVAAAVDVARIGASATWLVRDLTNTPSNVKDPAWLADRARRLGTKAGLDVQVLGPRELAAGGFGGILAVGAGSASPPRLVRVTYTPAGGGGRHVVVVGKGITYDTGGLSIKPREAMVPMKTDMAGAAVALATVLAAAQAKVAHTVTAVLPLAENHVGAASYRPGDVVTIHGGTTVEIANTDAEGRLVLADALAWADATLAPDVLVDVATLTGAASLGLGKQHAALYGTDDALVAALSAAGDRTGELVWHMPLVADYEEAVRSSIADLRHVPEDRRIGGGSITAALFLRRFVGQRAWAHLDIAGPGRSTSDKHEVTEGATGYGARLLLEYLTAKE; encoded by the coding sequence ATGAGTCCCCGCACCAGCGGGCCGGCGGCCGCGGCGGCGCAGCGCACGCCCCCGGTCGTCACGCTGCACGCCGCGACCGTCGTCGACTCCCCGCTCCTGACGGACGGGTCGGTCGACGCGGTCGCCGTGCAGGTCGCACCCAGCCGCGCGGGCGACGACGCGCTGCAACCACGCTCCGGGACGCCGCAGGCCGCGGCCCGCTACGGCATCGACCTGGCCGAGCTCGCGGAGCGGGCGGGGCTGACCGGTGCGGCCGGCGAGGCGTTCACGGTCCACCTGCCGCTACCCGTCGGCTCGTCCGTCGCGCTGCCGTGGGCGGGCCTGCCGCCCCGCATCGTGCTCGTGGGCGTCGGCGACGAGAGCCCGACCGCCCTGCGGCGGGCCGGTGCGGCGCTCGCCCGCGCCACCCGGGGGCTGCGCCGCGTCGCCGCGACGGTGGGCGCGCAGACCCACCACGACGAGGCGGGAGCGGCGCAGGCCGCGCGCGCCGTCACCGAGGGCTACCTGCTCGCGGCCTACACGCCGCTGCGGATGACGGCGAAGCCGGACCCGAAGACACCCGCCGAGCTGGTGCTGCTCGGCCGGGACGGTGCGGCCGTCGCCGCCGCGGTCGACGTCGCCCGCATCGGGGCGAGCGCGACCTGGCTGGTCCGGGACCTCACCAACACGCCGTCGAACGTCAAGGACCCGGCGTGGCTGGCCGACCGGGCGCGCCGCCTCGGGACGAAGGCCGGGCTCGACGTGCAGGTCCTCGGGCCGCGCGAGCTGGCCGCGGGCGGCTTCGGCGGCATCCTGGCGGTCGGTGCCGGGTCCGCGTCCCCACCGCGCCTGGTCCGGGTCACGTACACCCCCGCGGGCGGCGGCGGGCGGCACGTCGTGGTCGTCGGCAAGGGCATCACGTACGACACGGGCGGCCTGTCCATCAAGCCGCGCGAGGCGATGGTGCCGATGAAGACCGACATGGCGGGTGCCGCTGTCGCGCTCGCGACCGTCCTGGCCGCCGCGCAGGCGAAGGTCGCGCACACGGTCACCGCCGTCCTGCCGCTCGCCGAGAACCACGTCGGCGCCGCGTCCTACCGGCCCGGCGACGTCGTGACGATCCACGGCGGCACGACCGTCGAGATCGCCAACACCGACGCCGAGGGCCGCCTCGTGCTCGCTGACGCGCTCGCCTGGGCGGACGCGACCCTCGCGCCCGACGTGCTCGTCGACGTCGCCACGCTCACGGGCGCCGCGAGCCTCGGCCTGGGCAAGCAGCACGCCGCGCTCTACGGGACCGACGACGCGCTCGTCGCCGCGCTGTCCGCGGCGGGGGACCGCACGGGCGAGCTGGTCTGGCACATGCCGCTCGTCGCGGACTACGAGGAGGCCGTGCGCTCGTCGATCGCCGACCTGCGCCACGTCCCCGAGGACCGCCGGATCGGCGGCGGGTCCATCACGGCCGCGCTGTTCCTGCGGCGGTTCGTCGGGCAGCGCGCGTGGGCGCACCTCGACATCGCGGGACCGGGCCGCTCGACGTCGGACAAGCACGAGGTCACCGAGGGCGCCACGGGCTACGGCGCGCGCCTGCTGCTGGAGTACCTGACCGCGAAGGAGTAG